From the genome of Alicyclobacillus sp. SO9:
GGTCATATCCGCCGACGGCAACTCCAGCTTTGCAGCGAAAGCCGCTCCAGTCCACGAATAACTTCCATCACTTATCAATGTGCTGTACCCCTGCTTATCTCTGCTTTTGACTTTCAGATTCTTCAACACCAGTTGGTTTGTCTTTACGTTTAGCATCTTGGCCAACTGGCTCTCACTAAAGGTAAAGTGACTTTCAAAGTTAGGGGAATGAACATCAGCTGGACACTTAACAGGAACAAGATAAGGCAAATGTGACCCCAGCTCAACCTTTCCATTTCTAGTCTCCCCTGCGCTCACCCGTGTTAGAAAAGCATCAATAGGTGCATTGTGATAAGTCACAATCAATCCATCCGTTGAGGAGACCGCTTCTCGAAGACGTGTCTCATCCACAGCATATTGGGAAGAGAAAAGGTTCTCCTGTTGCGAATCCGTCAACCACTCCAAGTCGTTCACACCGCTGGTTGTGACGTCAGCCGGATGCTTGCCCTTCCCCTTACCCCCTTGAGTCGCCTGAGTCGCCCGGGTCATCGCCTTCTCTGCATAAGTACGAATCACAACTGCAGCAGCCTGCAGACTTGCCATGGGTGCCGTCGGAGGCATCTGGGCTGCAAGCACGTTTAAGATGTACTGATTCAAGGATACAGCCATCGTTTGGCCATTACTCGCATTGTAGACGGAGATGGTTTTGGCCGCATCTGTGGTATTGTTCCATGAGTTGGCAGCCACTAAGCTAGAGGATACATTTGCAGCAGAGACTGTCCTCGCCCGGTGAATCAACGCCGCCAGTGTTGCCGGAGCAAGCACCACGAGCACAAGACTCACAGCAATGGTGAGCACAATTCTGGCGCGCACACCCATGCGCGCCTTCAACTCCGCAACAATGTGCGACCCAACCTCAAGAAGTCTGCCCGCAGGAGAGCCCAGACCCCCCGTTTGGCGCGACTGCGACCGCCGTCGCACCAGTTGCTCCCGGCTCTCCACACTGCGCCATGCATCCACGCTACGCCAGTCGTACACAGCCTGCCGCCGTTCAGCAGCTCGCCGTCCTGAGAAGATGCGTCGGCCGGCAACAGGGCGTCGTTCATTAACAGACCGCCGCCCGCGAACAGGGCGTCGCTCAGCAACAGGGCGTCGCTCAGCAACAGGGCGCCGTTCAGCAACAGGGCGTTGCTCAGCAACAGGGCGTCGGCCGTCGGGACTGCGATATCGCAGCGACCGACCGGGCGCATACTGCCCGGACCTGGTATCTGCCTGTGCAGTAGATTTATTTTTATGTCCAATTTCCAGGGTAAGATGTGTACGCCGCTTACTTGCGCGTGCTTTAAAGCGAGGAGATTTAGGTGACACGATGCTCGTCCTCCCGGGGTTGTCCATTCTTGAAAAAAGCTGCATTGAGACAACCCTGTTTAAGAACTATGCGGGAGGACCGCAAGATATGTTTTACGAAGACATGCGCTCAGATATGACTTCCGCTTCTTCCTCGTCGATTTCCAAGCGGCGAATTTTCGCCCCAAGCCGCTTAAATTTGCCAACGAGGTTGTCATAGCCTCTGTCGATGTGATTGAGACCCGTAATCTCTGTTTCTCCTTCAGCCATCAATCCGGCGATGACAAGGGCAGCTCCAGCGCGAAGGTCTGACGCCCGGACTTGAGTCCCGCTGAGCTTCTGTACGCCTTCAATCAGAGCTGTGCGGCCCTCAAGTTGTATCTGCGCACCCATGCGCTGTAGTTCTGGAACATGCATGAATCGATTTTCGAACACCGATTCAGTAATAGCACTGGTGCCTTCACATGTGGCAAGCCCGGCCATCATGACAGCCTGTAAATCAGTGGGATACGCAGGATGGTAATGCGTCTTCAAATCAAGTCCCTTCATCCGCCAGTTCAGAGCAGGATAGACACGGATGCCGGAGACTTCGTCATCGATTTGCACGCCGGCTTCTTCCAACTTCGCAATGAGAGACATAAGGTGCTGAGATACTGCATTGTCCACGTATACACCTTTGCCCATAATTGCGCCTGCAATTAAAAAGGTGCCTGCCTCAATCCTATCAGGTATCACCGTATGACTAACACCGGACAAGCTGGATACTCCGTCAATCCGAATGACATCTGTACCGGCGCCCCGCACGCGGGCTCCCATTTTGTTCAGGTAATTTGCGAGATCGACATTTTCCGGCTCTTTGGCTGCATTCTCAATAGTTGTCTGCCCATTTGCTAATGCAGCAGCCATCATGATATTCTGTGTGGCACCCACACTGGGGATGTCCAAATATATCCTGGCACCCTGCAAACCGTTTCTCGGTGCGCGGAAAT
Proteins encoded in this window:
- the murA gene encoding UDP-N-acetylglucosamine 1-carboxyvinyltransferase, which encodes MAKIIIEGGHRLEGTVRVSGAKNAVLPILAASLLAESGLSQIEDVPDLLDVTHMADTVAALGAYVEKRHGSVRISANTVNSIEPPAQLVRRMRASFVVAGPLLSRFGEAKIALPGGCNIGQRPVDLHIKGFEAMGATTKIENGYVYFRAPRNGLQGARIYLDIPSVGATQNIMMAAALANGQTTIENAAKEPENVDLANYLNKMGARVRGAGTDVIRIDGVSSLSGVSHTVIPDRIEAGTFLIAGAIMGKGVYVDNAVSQHLMSLIAKLEEAGVQIDDEVSGIRVYPALNWRMKGLDLKTHYHPAYPTDLQAVMMAGLATCEGTSAITESVFENRFMHVPELQRMGAQIQLEGRTALIEGVQKLSGTQVRASDLRAGAALVIAGLMAEGETEITGLNHIDRGYDNLVGKFKRLGAKIRRLEIDEEEAEVISERMSS
- a CDS encoding SpoIID/LytB domain-containing protein, with product MSPKSPRFKARASKRRTHLTLEIGHKNKSTAQADTRSGQYAPGRSLRYRSPDGRRPVAEQRPVAERRPVAERRPVAERRPVRGRRSVNERRPVAGRRIFSGRRAAERRQAVYDWRSVDAWRSVESREQLVRRRSQSRQTGGLGSPAGRLLEVGSHIVAELKARMGVRARIVLTIAVSLVLVVLAPATLAALIHRARTVSAANVSSSLVAANSWNNTTDAAKTISVYNASNGQTMAVSLNQYILNVLAAQMPPTAPMASLQAAAVVIRTYAEKAMTRATQATQGGKGKGKHPADVTTSGVNDLEWLTDSQQENLFSSQYAVDETRLREAVSSTDGLIVTYHNAPIDAFLTRVSAGETRNGKVELGSHLPYLVPVKCPADVHSPNFESHFTFSESQLAKMLNVKTNQLVLKNLKVKSRDKQGYSTLISDGSYSWTGAAFAAKLELPSADMTFRVTGSKIEITTKGIGNGYGMSLYQARAWGKAGKSWKEILSKFYPGTKIQPSSL